One Rubripirellula amarantea DNA segment encodes these proteins:
- the mscL gene encoding large conductance mechanosensitive channel protein MscL → MSIIDDFKKFALRGNMVDLAIGFTVGSAFTTVVKSLVNDVIMPPIGMVTGNADFSDLFWVIQMPDGVERPSGGFQTLQAAQDAGAVTLNYGQFFNNCLALLIVAMAMFAIIRLVNRLDDQLDEAFGDKPPASEPTEKKCDFCRTTIAYRASRCPNCTSELEVPATVISDDSIAGQR, encoded by the coding sequence ATGAGCATTATTGACGACTTCAAGAAATTCGCACTTCGCGGCAACATGGTCGACTTGGCAATTGGCTTCACGGTGGGTAGTGCATTCACGACCGTCGTCAAGTCGCTTGTGAACGATGTCATCATGCCACCAATTGGCATGGTCACGGGCAACGCAGACTTTAGCGATTTGTTCTGGGTCATCCAGATGCCTGACGGTGTAGAAAGACCCAGCGGAGGCTTTCAAACGTTGCAGGCGGCGCAAGACGCGGGGGCGGTAACGTTGAACTACGGTCAGTTTTTCAACAACTGTTTGGCACTGCTAATCGTCGCCATGGCGATGTTCGCAATCATCCGGTTGGTCAACCGCTTGGACGACCAACTGGACGAAGCTTTCGGCGACAAACCGCCCGCCAGTGAACCGACGGAAAAGAAATGTGATTTTTGCCGCACGACGATTGCCTACCGAGCGTCCCGATGCCCCAATTGCACATCGGAGCTAGAGGTGCCGGCGACCGTCATTTCAGACGACAGCATTGCCGGCCAACGGTAG